In one Antennarius striatus isolate MH-2024 chromosome 1, ASM4005453v1, whole genome shotgun sequence genomic region, the following are encoded:
- the nob1 gene encoding RNA-binding protein NOB1, translating into MAPALVEHVVADAGAFLKKAPLQDIGRNIYTLRDVVDEIRDKPTRRSLAFLPYQLVFKEPRPEHIRLVTEFSKKTGDYPSLSATDIKVLALTYQLELEHVGSQHLKEEPDVKVNIQSTQRHPETPLHVAGFHFPSKKKNDIPVVPQTPVETSKASDGDEFNSFQFWREPLAPVDGDLLELLGAGPVEELTDKQKQTDAQTDAASFNSFQFWRQPLPPIDDGLLELLKTDDKPTTESRSQTDDQSDDDKENEPEEAVDADDDDDDDDEDGGGWITPSNIRQVKMDSADWTAPGDVRVGCLTTDFAMQNVLIQIGLHVLSVNGMLIRQARNYILRCHACFRTTSVMDKLFCPHCGNRTLKKVAVTVDEDGSVQMHFSKNPKVLNPRGLRHSLPLPQGGKHGNNPHLVDDQRFPQQRLTRKARQKTDVFHPDYAAGASPFCENDIYSRAASLQIRDGQVGGGRRRANPNAARKKFVKKK; encoded by the exons ATGGCGCCTGCACTGGTGGAACATGTTGTCGCAGACGCAGGAGCGTTTTTAAAGAAAGCTCCTCTCCAG GACATCGGCAGGAACATCTACACCCTGAGGGATGTGGTGGATGAGATCCGGGACAAACCCACCAGGAGGAGTCTGGCCTTCCTCCCCTATCAGCTGGTCTTCAAAGAACCGCGACCGGAACACATCCGACTGG TGACGGAGTTCTCCAAGAAGACCGGGGACTACCCCAGCCTGTCCGCCACCGACATCAAAGTCCTGGCCCTGACCTaccagctggagctggagcatgTCGGGTCCCAGCACCTGAAGGAGGAGCCCGACGTGAAG GTGAACATTCAGAGCACACAGCGACACCCCGAGACGCCGCTTCACGTCGCCGGATTCCACTTCCCCTCCAAG AAGAAGAACGACATTCCCGTCGTCCCTCAGACGCCGGTTGAGACATCAAAAGCGTCCGACGGCGACGAGTTCAACAGCTTTCAGTTCTGGAGGGAACCGCTGGCGCCCGTCGACGGCGACCTGCTGGAGCTCCTG GGGGCGGGTCCAGTGGAGGAattgacagacaaacagaagcagACGGACGCGCAGACGGACGCCGCCTCCTTCAACAGCTTCCAGTTCTGGAGGCAGCCGCTGCCGCCCATCGACGACGGCCTACTGGAGTTACTG AAAACAGACGACAAGCCCACCACAGAGAGCAGGTCGCAGACagacgaccaatcagacgacGACAAAGAGAACGAGCCAGAAGAGGCGGTtgacgctgatgatgatgatgatgatgatgatgaagatggggGCGGATGGATCACCCCGAGTAACATCCGACAGGTGAAGATGGACTCTGCTGATTGGACGGCTCCTGGTGATGTCAGAGTCGGGTGTCTGACCACCGACTTCGCCATGCAG AACGTCCTGATTCAGATCGGACTCCACGTCCTGTCCGTCAACGGGATGCTGATCCGACAGGCCAGGAACTACATCCTGCGGTGCCACGCCTGCTTCAG GACGACGAGCGTCATGGACAAACTCTTCTGTCCTCACTGCGGGAACCGGACCCTGAAGAAGGTGGCGGTGACGGTGGACGAAGACGGCAGCGTTCAGATGCACTTCTCCAAGAACCCCAAAGTGTTGAACCCCCGGGGGCTGAGG CACTCGCTGCCTCTCCCTCAGGGCGGGAAACACGGGAACAACCCCCACTTGGTGGACGACCAGCGGTTCCCCCAGCAGCGGCTGACCCGGAAAGCCCGCCAGAAGACCGACGTCTTCCACCCGGACTACGCGGCGGGGGCGTCGCCCTTCTGCGAGAACGACATCTACAGCCGAGCCGCCAGCCTCCAGATCAGAGACGGGCAGGTGGGCGGCGGCCGGAGGCGGGCCAACCCCAACGCCGCCCGCAAGAAGTTCGTCAAGAAGAAGTGA